The genomic DNA AAAAAACCGTCGGTTTGCAGGATCTCGTCGATCCGCTGTGCCACATCCAACTGCGGTTTGCGAATGGCCTGTTCGAACTGTCCGATGTAGCCGCCCGAGACGAAGACCCGTGATCCCAACTCCACCTGGGTGAATCCCGCGTCTTCCCGGCGTCGTTTCAGCTCCGCTCCGAAGAACTCCCACGCCGCCTGTCGCGAACCGTTGGCCATGGCCAACCCCCCTTTGTGCTGCCCCGCATTTGTAGAGCACAGACTCCTGTCGAGTCTAAGCGCAGAGCGTCACCATGGAGATGCGAAGAGTGAAACCTGAAAGGGAAGGGGAGCACGGTGACGGCAGAACACACACCACTCGGGGGACGACACTCGGCGCTCTGCGTCGAAGAGGCGGAGGAAGCAGTGCAGGAATTGCGGGCAGCACTCGCAAATGTCGGAATCACGTTGCCCTCACTGCGGCTCGACCCGGCAGTCCTTGCGCGAGAGGCACCCTGCTCGCTCGTCGAACTGGGCGGCTGTTCCGTCGACGTCGCCGTCCGGCTCGCGGCGGCGCTGCGGTGAAGCCACATAGCTCACGGAACCCGCGGAACCCGCAGGACTTACGGAACCCGCAGGACTTGCAGAACCCGCAGAACCCGCCGATCGGCTCGTACGCCGTCGACACCAGAAACGGAAGAGTGGGCATCGTCATGGGGTACGAGGGACCGTACGTACAGCTGAGGCCGTACGGCGGAGGCAGGGAGTGGGACGTCGAGCCGGAGGCCGTCCGGGGCGCGACCCAGGCCGAGCGGCTCAGCGCGGCGACGGCGTACGCCAACGCACGCAGCCGGGGCGAGCTGCCTTGAAGGGAGGCCCGGCAGGGACGGAACATGCCGCCCCGGGCCGATGCGCGGGCGCCGTAGGCGAGAATGGGCCTCATGAGTCTGTTCCGCGACGACGGCATCGTGCTGCGCACCCAGAAGCTGGGTGAGGCGGACCGGATCATCACCTTGCTCACGCGTGGTCACGGACGCGTACGCGCCGTGGCGCGCGGTGTGCGGCGGACCAAGTCGAAGTTCGGGGCGCGGCTGGAGCCGTTCTCCCACGTGGACGTGCAGTTCTTCTCGCGCGGGAGCGAGCTGATCGGGCGCGGCCTGCCCCTGTGCACACAGAGCGAGACCATCGCTCCGTACGGTGGCGCCATCGTGACGGACTACGCGCGGTACACCGCCGGGACGGCCATGCTCGAGACCGCCGAGCGGTTCACCGATCACGAGGGGGAGCCCGCCGTGCAGCAGTATCTGCTGCTGGTCGGCGGGCTGCGCACGCTCGCCCGGGGGGAACACGAACCCCACCTCGTGCTCGACGCCTTCCTGCTGCGCTCCCTCGCCGTGAACGGGTACGCGCCCAGCTTCAGCAACTGCGCGAAGTGCGGAATGCCGGGGCCGAACCGGTTCTTCTCGGTGGCCGCGGGCGGCTCCGTCTGCGTCGACTGCCGGGTGCCCGGCAGCGTCGTACCCTCGGCGCAGGCGCTGGTGCTGCTCGGCGCGCTGCTGACGGGAGACTGGGAGACCGCGGACGCCTGTGAGCCGCGGTACGTCCGGGAGGGCAGCGGCCTGGTGTCGGCCTATCTGCACTGGCACCTGGAGCGCGGCCTGCGCTCCCTGCGTTACGTCGAGAAGTAGAGAAGCACGGAAGCGCAGAAGTACGGAAGCACAGAAGTACAGACACAGCTCAAGGAGACGAGAAGCACATGGTCGTACGCGGGATCCTGGGACGCCAGCGCCGCGAGTACAGGGCGCCGGAGCCGCACCCGTCCGGTGCCCGCGCGCCCAAACTCCCCGGCGAGCTGATCCCGAACCATGTCGCGTGTGTCATGGACGGGAACGGCCGGTGGGCCAAGGAGCGCGGGCTGCCGCGCACCGAGGGGCACAAGGTCGGCGAGGGCGTCGTCATGGACGTCCTCAAGGGCTGTATCGAGCTGGGCGTGAAGAACCTGTCCCTGTACGCCTTCTCGACGGAGAACTGGAAGCGGTCGCCCGAGGAGGTCCGCTTCCTGATGAACTTCAACCGGGACGTCATCCGGCGCCGGCGGGACGAGATGGACGCGCTCGGGATCCGGATCCGCTGGGTAGGCCGCATGCCGAAGCTCTGGAAGTCCGTCGTCCAGGAACTTCAGATCGCCCAGGAGCAGACCAAGGACAACGACGCCATGACGCTGTACTTCTGCGTCAACTACGGCGGCCGTGCGGAGCTCGCCGACGCGGCGAAGGCGATGGCCGAGGATGTCGCGGCCGGCCGTCTCGACCCCGCCAAGGTCAGCGAGAAGACCATCCAGAAGTACCTGTACTACCCGGACATGCCGGACGTCGACCTCTTCCTGCGCCCCAGCGGCGAGCAGCGCACCTCGAACTACCTGCTCTGGCAGTCGAGTTACGCGGAGATGGTCTTCCAGGACGTGCTGTGGCCCGACTTCGACCGGCGTGACCTGTGGCGCGCCTGCGTCGAGTACGCCTCCCGTGACCGCCGCTTCGGCGGCGCCGTTCCGAACGAGCAGCTGCTCGAGATGGAGCGGGACATGAAGGGGAGCGAAGGCGTCCAGGACGCCTGACCGTCACGACGACGGCAGCGGCACCCGGCGCTCGAAGGCGCCGGGTGCCGCTGCCGTCGTTCGTACGGGGTCAGCTGGTCGTCAGCGCCGTGTCGTCGATGACGAAGCTCGTCTGGAGCGACGAGTCCTCGACACCGCTGAACTTGAGGGCGACCGTGGTGCCCGCCAGCGAGGACAGGTCGAAGGTCTTCTGGGTGTAGCCGGAGGCGGCGTTCAGGTTGGAGTACGTCGCCAGGGTCGTCGATCCGGCGGTCACCGTCAGCTTGTCGTACTGGGTGCTGGTGGTGGTCTCCGCCGTGTCGATGTGCAGGTAGAAGGTCAGGCTGGCCTTGCAGCCGGACGGGATGGTCACCGACTGGGAGAGCGTGTCGGTGTGGGTGGAGCCGTAGCCGTCGAGCCAGGCCTTGTAGGAGCCTGCGTGGGCCGCTTCACTGCTGGAGTTGGTGATGACTCCACTGCTCGCGGTCCAGGTGGTGTTGCCTGATTCGAAGCCCGGGTTGCCGAGCAGCTGGGTGGAGGCGCAGGTGCCGCCGCCTCCGCTGGAGCTGACGGTCCAGGTGAAGCTCGCGGTGCCGGTCGCGCCGGTGCTGTCGGTCACCGTGACGGTCGTGCTGTAGGTGCCGGCCGTGGTCGGGGTGCCGGAGATCACGCCGGTGGAGCTGTTGACCGACAGGCCGGTGGGCAGGCCGGTCGCGGCGTACGTCAGTGAGCCGCTGTTGGTGCTGCTGGCCGAGACCTGGAGACTCACCGCGGTACCGACGGTGGACGACTGGCTGCCCGGGTTGGTGACCGTCACGCCGCTCGTCGGCGGGGTGACGTGGCTGCCGACGTTGATGCCCGCGAAGGCGTTCGCCACCCCCGCGTACTGGGTGGAGCTGGCGCCGTACAGGGCGGTCGCCGCGTTCAGGGCGGCGGTGCGGGCGCCGGCGTAGTTGGTGCTGGACGTCATGTACGTCGTCAGCGCCTTGTACCAGATCTGCAGGGCCGCGGCCCGGCCGATGCCGGCGACGGCGACACCGTCGGAGGTCGGGCTGTTGTAGGTGACCCCGTTGATGGTCTTGGAGCCGCTGCCCTCGGAGAGCAGGTAGAACATGTGGTTCGCCGGGCCCGAGGAGTAGTGGACGTCCAGGTTGCCGACGCCGGAGTACCAGCTGTCGGCGGAGCCGCCGTCCTTGTCGGGCTCGTCCATGTAGCGCAGCGGGGTGCCGTCGCCGTTGATGTCGATCTTCTCGCCGATGAGGTAGTCACCGACGTCGCTGCTGTTGGCGGCGTAGAACTCGACACCCGTGCCGAAGATGTCGGAGGTCGCCTCGTTCAGACCGCCGGACTCACCGGTGTAGTTCAGGCCCGCGGTGTTGGAGGTGACGCCGTGGCTCATCTCGTGGCCCGCGACGTCGAGCGAGGTGAGGGCGTGGGTGCTGCTGGTGCCGTCGCCGTAGGTCATGCAGAAGCAGTCGTCGTCCCAGAACGCGTTGACGTACGCGGTGCTGTAGTGGACGCGGGAGTAGGCCGCGACGCCGTCGTTCTTGATGCCGCTGCGGCCGAAGGTGTTCTTGTAGAAGTCCCAGGTCGTCTGCGCGCCGTAGGCGGCGTCCGCGCCGGCGGTCTGGGTGTTGGAGCCGGAGCCGGTGCCCCAGGTGTCGTCGGCGTCGGTCATCAGGGTGCCGGTGCCCGACGTGCCGTTGTTGAGGCTGTACGTCTTGTGGCCGCCGCGCGTGGTGTCGTACAGCTGGTACGTCGACCCGGACAGGGTCGTGCTCAGCGAGACCGTGCCGCTGTACTGGGTGTTGCCGGTGCCGGTCTTGACGCCCTGGTAGCGGTAGAGCTCCTTGCCGGTGGTGGCGTCCGTGATGACGTGCAGCTGGCTGGGCGTGCCGTCGTCCTGGAGTCCGCCGATCACCGTCTCCCAGGCGAGCTTGGGGGCGCCGCTGCCGGCCCAGATCACCTTGCGGGCGCTGTCGGTGGTCGCCTTCTCGGCGGCGAGGTCCTTGGCGGCCTTCAGCGCCTTGGTCACGGCGGCCGACCTGGTGAAGGACGCGGTGGTGGAGGCGACCTTGATGGTGCGCTTGTTGTTGAAGGTGCTGCTCACCGTGCCGGCGGCCAGCGAGGCGGGCGGGGTGTGCACGACGACGTCGCCGCCGAGGACCGGCAGACCGGCCCAGGTGCGCTCGTAACGCGTGTGCAGCGTGCCGTCGTTGTCCTTCACGACGTCCCGGACGACCAGCTTCTCCTTGGCGCCGAGGCCCAGGGTGGCGGCGGTCGTCGTGGTCTTCTTCGCGGCGCTCTTGAGCAGGGCGCTGTGCTGCGCGGGCGTGAGCTTGGCTTCCTGGCCGCCGGTGCGCAGGGGGCTGGGGTGCGGCGCGGCGGGCTTGGCGGTGGCCGGGACGGCCTGTATGCCGACGGTCAGAAAGGCGGTGGCGGCCATCAAGGCTCCGGCGGCGGTCGCCTTACGGGGGGTTCGTCTCACTCGTTCGTACTCCTACTGCGGCGGCCGCGTGGGGCGGCCGGTGACAGACCGGACAGACGGGGGTGTGCAGCCCGGGACGAGCTGAGCAGTGAGGTGCGCGGCCGTGGTGACGGCCAGAAGATGTGCGCGAGACGTGGGGGATGGCTGGGGGAAGGGTGGCACCATTGACCGGGGCATGTCAGCAAGGTGGCGGCAGGTCAAGGGTTATCCCTCTGCCTCCCGCCCGGACCGGCTGACCGCCGGTAGCGCGATCCGGCCATGAAGGCGGGGCGGAATGCCGCACGGGGCAGGGCGAGCTGGTCTACCGGCCGGCCGTCGGGGACTTCTCGTCGGCGCCGACGGCGGGCGGGGGAGTCGGCCGGGCGCGCTGTCCCGCGCACCCGGCGCTCATTGTCGTAGCAGCCGCGAGCGGCCTACGGGGTCTGTCCGGCAGGGCATGTTTCCGCACCGCCGTCACGGCCGCCGGACCGGCCGTGGGCACCGAAACGACGGACGCGGGTCGGGTTGCGGTCGATCATCGACCGCAACCCGACCCGCGTCCCAAGTCCCGGGAGGTCCCGGCCTCAGCTCTTCGCCGCGGCGCACTCCGCGCACGTACCGAAGATCTCCACCGTGTGCGCGACGTTCACATAGCCGTGCTCCGCCGCGATCGCCTCCGCCCACTTCTCCACGGCCGGGCCCTCGACCTCGACCGCCTTGCCGCAGACGCGGCAGACGAGGTGGTGGTGGTGCTCGCCGCTGGAGCAGCGGCGGTAGACGGACTCGCCGTCGGAGGTGCGCAGCACGTCGACCTCGCCCGCGTCGGCGAGGTTCTGCAGCGTGCGGTACACGGTGGTGAGCCCTACGGAGTCGCCTTTGTGCTTGAGCATGTCGTGGAGCTCCTGCGCACTGCGGAACTCGTCCACCTCGTCGAGCGCCGCCGCCACGGCGGCACGCTGCCGGGTGGAGCGGCCCCGAACGGGCGATCCAGCGGTTGTCACCGTTGCCTCCTCACGTCTGCCCTTGCCCGGCCATTGTGCCAGCCCGGACTGTGCGTGGTCAGACGCCGACCTTCCGTTCCGGGCTACGGGTGGCCGGAATCGTGCACTCGGCCGGGTCGCCGGTCTCCTGTGCGGCGGCCCGTGCCCTGCGGCGCGCCAGTGGTGTCGCCAGCGCCGTCAGCAGGATGAACGCGCCGATGGCCAGCAGGACGATCGTCGCGCCGGGCGGCACGTTCCGGTAGTACGTGGTCACCGTGCCGCCGATGGTCACGCTCACCCCGATCGCCACCGCGATGGCGAAGGTGGCGGCGAAGCTCCGGCTGAGCTGCTGCGCGGCCGCGACCGGCACCACCATCAGGGCGGAGACGAGCAGCAGGCCGACGATCCGCATGGCGACCGTGACGGTGACCGCCGCCGTGACGGCCGTGAGCAGGTTCAGGGCGCGCACCGGAAGGCCGGTCACCCGCGCGAACTCCTCGTCCTGGCTGACCGCGAACAACTGCCGGCGCAGGCCGAGGGTGACGAGCAGGACGAAGGCCGCCAGCAGGCAGATGGCCGTCACGTCCTCCTGCGAGACCGTCGTGAGCGAGCCGAAGAGGTACGACATGAGGTTGGTGTTGCTGCCGCCCGGCGCGAGGTTGATCAGCATCACACCGCCCGCCATGCCCCCGTAGAAGAGCATCGCGAGCGCGATGTCGCCGCGCGTTTTGCCGTACCAGCGGATCAGCTCCATGAGGACCGCGCCGAGCACGGAGACGGCCGTCGCCATCCACACCGGGGACCAGGACAGCAGGAAGCCGAGGCCGACGCCCGTCATCGCCACGTGGCCGATGCCGTCGCCCATCAGGGCCTGGCGGCGCTGCACCAGGTAGATGCCGACGGCGGGCGCGGTGATGCCCACGAGGACGGCGGCGAGCAGGGCCCGCTGCATGAAGGCGTAGTCGAGGAAGGTCATCAGCTCAGCAGTCCCGTCCGGATCGGTTCGGCGTCGTGAGCCGCGTGCGGGTGTACGTGGTCGTGGCCGGGCAGCGCGTGCTGGCCGACCGCCTGCGGGGGCGGGCCGTCGTGCAGGACGCAGCCGTCGCGCAGGACGACCGCGCGGTCGATCAGCGGCTCCAGGGGGCCCAACTCGTGCAGGACCAGCAGCACGCTCGTGCCCCGGGACACCTGCTCGCGCAGGGTCGCCGCGAGGATCTCCTGGCTGGCCAGGTCGACGCCCGCCATCGGCTCGTCCATGATCAGGAGTTCGGGTTCGGAGGCGAGGGCGCGGGCGATCAGCACGCGCTGGTGCTGGCCGCCGGAGAGCGCGTCGACGGAGTCCTTGGCGCGGTCGGCCATGCCGACGAGTTCCAGGGCCCGCCGCACGGCCTGGTGGTCGGCCTTGCGCAGCATGCCGAAGCGGGCGCGGGAGAGCCGGCCCGAGGCGACGATCTCGGTCACCGTGGCGGGCACGCCGCCCGCCGCCGTGGTGCGCTGCGGCACGTATCCGACGCGCTTCCAGTCGCGGAAGCCGCGGCGTGGGGTGCCGAACAGCTCGATCTCGCCGCCGCTGACCGGTACCTGGCCGATGATGCTGCGTACGGCGGTGGACTTGCCGGAACCGTTGGCGCCGAGCAGCGCGACGACCTCACCGCGGTGCACGGCGAGGTCGATGCCGCGCAGCACCGGGCGCGAGCCCAGCTCGGCGCGTACACCGCGCAGGGATATGACGGGGTCGTTCGCACCGCCTATGCCGTCCACGCCGTCCATGCCGCCCACACCGTCCATGCCGTCCTCCGTAAAGATCACTTGGCACCCAGGGCTGTCCGCAGCGCCTTGAGGTTGGACTCCATGACCTGGAAGTAGTCGGTGCCCCGGGACTTCTCGGTGATGCCCTCGATCGGGTCGAGGACGTCCGTCCTGAGCCGGGCGTCCTTGGCGACGGTCTTCGCGGTCTTGTCGCTGACGAGCGTCTCGTAGAAGACCGTCGAGACGCCGTCCGCCTGCGCCATCTTCTCAAGCTCCTTCACGCGGTTCCCGCTGGGCTCCGACTCCGGGTCCAGGCCGCTGATGGCCTCCTCGGTGAGGCCGTAGCGCTCGGCGAGGTAGCCGAAGGCGGCGTGGGTGGTGATGAAGACCTTGGTCCCGGTGTTCTTCAGCCCGTCCGCGTACCGCGTGTCGAGGCCGTCCAGCTTCTCGACCAGCGCGGCGGTGTTCTTCCGGTAGTCCGCGGCGTGCTCGGGGTCGGCCTTCGCGAGGGCCTTGCCGACGCCCTGGGCGACCTCGGAGTACTTCACGGGGTCGAGCCAGATGTGCGGGTCCGTGCCGCCGGACTCCTCGCCCTTGGTGTCGTCGTGCGCGGCCGCGTGCCCGCCGACCTCGTTGCCGTGCTTCTCCAGCGTGGTCAGCGACGCGGCGTCGATCTTCGTCCTGACCCCGGACTGCGCGACGGCGTCGTCGACGGCGGGCTGGAGGTTCTTGAGGTAGAGGACCGCGTCCGACTTCTCGAGCTGCACGGTCTGCTGGGCGCTGATCTCCAGGTCGTGCGGCTCCTGGCCGGGCTGGGTCAGACTGGTGACCCGCACATGCTTCCCGCCGATCTGCTCGGCGAGATACTGCATGGGGTAGAACGACGCCACCACGTCGAGCTTTCCGCCGTTCCCGCCGTCGGCCGCGGTCGAGTCCGAGCAGGCGGAGAGCGTGCCGAGACCGAGAAGGGTGGTCGCGGCCACGGCGGTCCCGGGTATGAGGCGTCGTCGTACGTTCATGACAGTCATTTTCAACAAAACTGGAAACGATTGTCAACAAGGCTTCTGTCCCGGATGGTGACCCCAACCGATTTGATACGGGGGTGGGCGGCGCCGGTAACCTGAAGCATTCGCTGCCGTCCGTTCGTAATGAAGAGAGCACCGTGGCCGCCGACAAGATCGACACCATCGTCAGCCTGAGCAAGCGCCGTGGCTTCGTTTTCCCCTGTAGTGAGATCTACGGTGGCCAGAAGGCCGCCTGGGACTACGGCCCGCTCGGCGTCGAGCTCAAGGAGAACATCAAGCGCCAGTGGTGGCGTTACATGGTCACCTCCCGTGAGGACGTCGTCGGTATCGACTCGTCGGTGATCCTTGCGACCGAGGTCTGGGTCGCGTCGGGGCACGTCGCCACCTTCTCCGACCCGCTCACCGAGTGCACCTCCTGCCACAAGCGCTACCGCGCCGACCACCTGGAGGAGGCCTACGAGGCGAAGCACAACCGCTCCCCGGAGAACGGCCTCGCCGACATCAACTGCCCCAACTGCGGCAACAAGGGCCAGTTCACCGAGCCCAAGCAGTTCTCGGGTCTGCTCTCCACGCACCTCGGCCCCACGCAGGACAGCGGCTCCGTCGCCTACCTGCGCCCCGAGACCGCGCAGGGCATCTTCACCAACTTCGCCCAGGTCCAGCAGACCTCGCGCCGCAAGCCGCCGTTCGGCATCGCGCAGATGGGCAAGTCCTTCCGCAACGAGATCACGCCCGGCAACTTCATCTTCCGCACCCGCGAGTTCGAGCAGATGGAGATGGAGTTCTTCGTCAAGCCGGGCGAGGACGAGAAGTGGCAGGAGTTCTGGATGCAGGAGCGCTGGAACTGGTACACCGGCCTCGGTCTCCGTGAGGAGAACATGCGCTGGTACGACCACCCGGCCGAGAAGCTCTCGCACTACTCCAAGCGCACCGCCGACATCGAGTACCGCTTCCAGTTCGGCGGCAACGAGTGGGGCGAGCTGGAGGGTGTCGCCAACCGCACGGACTACGACCTGTCCGCGCACGCCAAGGCCTCCGGCCAGGACCTCTCCTACTTCGACCAGGAGGCCGGCGAGCGCTGGACTCCGTACGTCATCGAGCCCGCCGCCGGTGTCGGCCGCGCGATGCTCGCGTTCCTGCTGGACGCGTACGTCGAGGACGAGGCGCCGAACGCCAAGGGCAAGATGGAGAAGCGCACGGTGCTGCGCCTCGACCCGCGGCTGTCCCCGGTGAAGGTCGCGGTGCTGCCGCTCTCCCGCAACCCGGAGCTGTCCCCGAAGGCCAAGGGCCTCGCCACCGCGCTGCGCCAGCACTGGAACATCGAGTTCGACGACGCGGGCGCCATCGGCCGCCGCTACCGCCGCCAGGACGAGATCGGCACGCCGTTCTGCGTCACGGTCGACTTCGACACGCTCGACGACAACGCGGTGACGGTCCGCGAGCGTGACTCGATGAAGCAGGAGCGGGTCTCTCTCGACCAGATCGAGGGCTACCTCGCCGCGCGCCTGATCGGCTGCTGACCTCCGTTCCGGCGCGAAAGCCCCCGGTTTCCCGTGAGTACGGGAAACCGGGGGCTTTCGCATGGGAGGTCAACGGCGTTGCAAGCCCTTGTGACGGCCTCGCGGGGGCTTCAACGGCCTTGCAGCGCCTTCACGTTGTCGCCGAACGTCCAGTTCTTCGAGCCGTCCCAGTTGATCGACCAGGTCATCAGGCCCTTGAGGCCGCTGCCGTAGTGCCGCCAGGCCTGGGAGACGAGGCTCGGTGACATATAGCCGCCTCCGGCGCCCGACTGGGCGGGCAGACCCGGGACCTGCTTGTCGTACGGCACCCTGACGGTGGTGCCCTGGACGACCAGCCCCTTGTTCAGGCAGTCGGTCTGGGCGGTGAAGCCCTGCACGGTGCCGGCGGAGTACGAGTCGCCGGAGCAGCCGTACATGCTGCCGTTGTAGTACTGCATGTTCAGCCACCACAGGCGGCCGTTGTCGGCGTACTTCTTGACGATCGGCAGGTACGCGCCCCAGATCGAGCCGTAGGCGACGCTGCCGCCGGTGACGTACGCGGTCTCCGGGGCCATGGTCAGCCCGAAGTTGGACGGCATCTGGCCCAGCACCCCGTCGATGATGCGGATCAAGTTGGCCTGCGAGGCGGAGAGTTGGCCGATGTTGCCGCTGCCGACGAGACCCGTCTCGATGTCGATGTCGATGCCGTCGAAGTTGTACTTCTTCAGGAGGGGGACGATCGTCGCGACGAACCTGTCGGCGACGGCGGACGAGCTGAGGTCGATCCCGGCCGCAGCCCCGCCGATGGACAGCAGGATCGTCTGCCCGGACGCCTTGGCCTGGCACATCTCGGCCGGCGTCGCGACCTTCACGCCCGTGTCCATGCCGTCCTCCCACAGCGCGGTGCCGTCGGAGCGGATGACCGGGAACGCGGCGTTGATCACGTTGTAGCCGTGCGCGGCGATACGGGAGTCGGTGATCGGGGTCCAGCCGAAGGGCGGGTGCACTCCGTTGGAAGAGCCGTCCCAGTTCTCCCAGTAGCCCTGGAGAACCTTGCCGGACGGGCGGGACTTCACGGCGCAGGTGTCGGCCGCCGATGCGGTGGGGGCGGTGGCGATCGACAGTGGGGTCAGGACGGCTGCGGTCAGCGCGACGGCGAGCAGGCGCAGCTTCCGACGGATCATTCGGGCCTCCCGGTGGGGGTGCGGTGAGGTGTCGTAGGCATGACACTGCTCTTGGTCCAGACCTTTCGTCAATAGGTCTGGACCAGAGGGGCAGGGCGTCCGGTCTCGAGTGGCAGGTGAGAGGTAACAGATGACAGCTGACAGATATTGAAATCTGTCAGCTGTCATGGCAGGGTGGATGACACGACAGCCCACCCGGCGACCCCCCTCCCGCCGGGAAACCCCAAGGAGCCCTCATGCGCACCCGCCCCCTCGGATCCACCGGCCCCCAGGTCTCCGCCCTCGGCCTCGGCTGCATGGGCATGTCCTCGTTGTACGGCGAGGCCGACCGGGCCGAGTCCGTCGCCACGATCCACGCCGCCCTCGAAGCGGGCGTGACCCTGCTCGACACCGGTGACTTCTACGCCATGGGCCACAACGAGATGCTGATCGGCGAGGCGCTCCGCACGGCGCCCGCCGGCCTGCGCGAACAGGCTCTGACCAGCGTCAAGTTCGGCGCGCTGCGCGGCCCGGACGGCAACTGGATCGGATACGACGGCCGCCCCGCCGCCGTGCAGAACTTCGCCGCGTACTCGCTCCAGCGCCTCGGCGTGGACCACATCGACGTCTACCGGATCGCCCGGGTCGACCCCGACGTACCGATCGAGGAGACGGTCGGCGCGATCGCCGAGCTGGTGGAGAAGGGATACGTGAAGCACATCGGCCTGAGCGAGGTCGGCGCCGAGACGATCCGCCGAGCCGCGGCCACCGCCCCGATCTCGGACGTCCAGATCGAGTACTCCCTCATCTCCCGCGGTATCGAGGACCGCATCCTGCCCACCACCCGGGAACTGGGCATCGCCATAACCGCGTACGGCGTCCTCTCCCGCGGTCTGATCTCCGGCCACTTCACCCGCGACCGGCAGCTGGCCGCGACGGACTTCCGCGCCTTCTCGCCCCGCTTCCAGGGGGAGAACCTGGACCACAACCTCACTCTGGTCGAGGCGCTGCGGAAGATCGCCGAGCAGAAGGGCGTCAGTGTCGCGCAGCTCGCCATCGCCTGGGTGCTGTCGCGGGGCCAGCGGCACAACACGGACATCGTGCCGCTGATCGGGGCCCGTACCCGGGAGCGGCTGTCGGAGGCGCTGGGCGCGCTGGAGGTGACGCTGGACGACGCCGACCTGAACGCGATCGAGGCGGCCGTACCGGCGGACTCCGCCGCGGGCGAGCGCTACCCGCAGGCGCAGATGGCGCACCTCGACAGCGAGCGCTGACGGCAGCGCCGGGTACGGTCGTCGTCATGGCACCGAGTACCGAGACCCTGACCGCCGAGCGCATCCTCGAAGCGACCGAGGAGGTGCTGCGCCGCCACGGTCCGGCGAAGGCCACGGTGGTGGACGTGGCCCGCGCGCTCGGCGTCAGCCACGGGAGTGTGTACCGCCACTTCCGTACGAAGGCCGCACTGCGGGAGGCGGTGACCCAGCGCTGGCTGGACCGTACGGCCAAGGCGCTGTCGGGCATCGTCGCGGAGGACCGTGATCCGCAGGAGCGGCTGCTGGACTGGTTCTCGGCGCTGTTCGCCGCCAAGCGCCACAAGGCGGGCGACGACCCGGAGCTGTTCGCCACCTTCATGGTGCTGACCGGTGAGAGCAGTGGGGTCGTCGACGACCACATAGCGGACCTGACCGGCCAGATCGCCGCGATCGTCCGCGACGGTGTGGCCCGTGGCACGTTCGCGGCGTCCGACCCGGTGGTCGCGGCCCGCGCCCTCTTCCAGGCCACGGGCCGCTTCCACGACCCGTGCTACGCCCGGGAGTGGGAACAGCCCGGCATCGAGGCCGAGTTCGACGCGCTCCTGGAGCTGGTACTGCGGGGGCTGCGGGCCTGACCGGCCGGCTCCCCGGCGGTGCGACCGTCAGGGATTGCGGCCTGCTACCAGGGATCGCGTCAGGGCTTGCGGGCGAGGCCGCCGTGCTGACCGATCGGGGCGGGGGCGGGGGCGTCGGCCCCGGATTCCTCCGGACGCCACAGCGGTACGGAGACGACGCCCGGCTCCACGAGTTCCAGGCCGTCGAAGAACGCCTCGATCCGCGCCACCGGCCGCAGGAAGTACGGGACCGCGCCGGTCTCGTTGTAGCCGTCCTGGGCTCGCTCGTAGTCCGGGTCGGTCCCCCGGGAGCCGTCGTTGACGGACAGATAGCTGCCGGAGGGCAGGCCGTCCAGCAGGCGCCGGACGATGGAGCGTGCCTCGTCGTAGTCCGGGACGTGCCCCAGGATGCCGCTGAGGATGAGGGCGGTCGGACGGGTGAGGTCCAGCGTCTCGGCGGCGGCCGCCAGGATGCGGTCGGGCTCGTACAGACTGACGTCCACGTACGAGGTCGCCCCCTGCGGGGTGGAGCGGAGCAGGGCGCGGGCGTGCGCGAGGATCATCGGGTCGTTGTCGACGTAGACGATCCTGGACTCCGGCGCGATTCC from Streptomyces avermitilis MA-4680 = NBRC 14893 includes the following:
- a CDS encoding SAM-dependent methyltransferase, which translates into the protein MTDHTTAPGAQARPEFDTSVPHSARIWNYWLGGKDNYAVDEAAGDAYSAVYPGIVTIARSSRAFLRRSIRHLVAEAGIRQFLDVGTGLPTVDNTHEVAQGIAPESRIVYVDNDPMILAHARALLRSTPQGATSYVDVSLYEPDRILAAAAETLDLTRPTALILSGILGHVPDYDEARSIVRRLLDGLPSGSYLSVNDGSRGTDPDYERAQDGYNETGAVPYFLRPVARIEAFFDGLELVEPGVVSVPLWRPEESGADAPAPAPIGQHGGLARKP